From Solanum lycopersicum chromosome 4, SLM_r2.1:
TAAAATGATTTTCACTACGTAAAATAGAGTCTACATagattttattactattttatgtaaatataaaGACTATTTATGAAAGACCGCAAGTTCAAGTGTGTTAAAACGATGAATAGATTAATGAGAAAAAGCATAGcagtaaaattagaaaaatgttcAATCGACAAAGGAAAAAGTAACAGTAATAAAACAGTAccataattaaaattcaatataccttttttttattacgaattaattttttttttttttaaaaaaaattacatcaatTTCAATAGTTGAAGTTGAATAATCAAACAAGCAAAGCAAGTCTTTAATATGTACAAGGTACATTAAAAACTATTGAGGCATTCATTGATTCTTTCTCTTTCAATATCTTATAGGAAGCAACTTTTATctaattttctttgaatttttcattcattttctatagtaaatttttgttaattgaaATGAATTATCGATATGAATTGAAGTGTAATTTATTAGAAAttgaaacttttttatttatccaTTTAGGTTGCAACACGTTCTCAAGCATATGAGCCAAATTGTTGAGTTAGTATactctttatctttttaaatttgtgaattaTTCGGATGAttaaatcaactaatattcGCTTGAATTCAGATTAAAAAAGTCAatattaaaactatataaaattattataagccACAATAGTTAAAATagaatttcttttaaaagtaTCTTTAGAATATTGTggttaaaataaattgtttaatcattccaatattaacttaatttaattaataatagattgaattgacttaaatttaagtatttttggcttgtaaatattttttaattctacTTTACTTCAGGCTTAAACAGAACTTTATCCGTTTAGTTTTATTTGTCACTTgtttttaacataaattttttattttatttgtctagATATTATATcaagaagagatttttttttcttcatattttacccTTAGCATTATACTATTCTCCAAATCATTTACCACGATAGTATGATAAAATCactaataaatagtaaatgatTTGGAGATTAGTTCAATTACATTATTTGtagattattaaaattatttgtttacttatttatattttaaacctttttagtGAAATTCTAACCACTATTTCTTAATCAACTCTTCGATATGAAATGAGTGAAAATCTTTTATCAATAATTCACCATGAAGAAAACTTTTATTTCTAATAgtaatttttattcatcatttgatatgaataaaaaaaataacttagtcatttatcaaaataaattacaacaaaaacaagtaaaataaaataatcaaaacctAAGTTACTCTCTTATCCATATTTTGTACAAGTCTACGCATTTGAAAtctccaaaacaaaaaataagtaaatccAAATCCAATTAACACAAATAACCAtatattatcttctttatcttcattttcttctatttcaaCTATATTAAATTCTTCTCTATTTCCATTTCCCATTATACCCTCGATTAAATGACCATATAACACATATACCCTCTTCCTATTTCCCACTACAACCGCCGTAGCAAATCCTTCTACATCAAGGGTAGTTTCGTCAAACACCACTCCTTCGTCCCAATTATTCTCACTCtttatataataaagtttatATTGACTCACTACTAGAACGACGCCGTCGCTTCTAACGGCGATTCCATCACCCGCCGTTAAATCTCTGTTTAAATTAACAGTCTTCGCCGTTCCGTCGTTAACGTTGACTTTATACATTTTGCCGGTATTTGATTGAACGACGAGTAAGTATCCATCGGAGATGAAAACGATGCCGTTTAATCCGCATTTGTGATAGTCTACGGTGAGATCCACGGGATGAGATTTGAAGGTCTCCGATCTAGAGAAAACTGAACCTTCGCCGTCGATGTTTACTTTCCAGATGAAGTCGCCGTCGGAGTTTGTGACGTAAGCGTTCCCGGAGGAATCAACGGCGACGTCGTTGGCGGCAGCGGGGTGGATTATCTCTGTTACGGTTGCGATCGGATTTTGGTCGTTTTTGTCTAGGAGCGGGGTGAGGAAGATGCGGCGGCGGGATTTGAGATCGTAGGCGGCGAGTGCGTTGAAAGGGGAAGGATGAGTGGCGGTCGGGATGCGGTGAATGCAAGCAAGGAGGCGATTGTTACGGCGGTCGATAGCGAGGCCGAGGAATGAGGAATTTTCCGGTAAATCTGTGTCGGAGATTAAGGTTTCAGCTACGCCGGATTCGGAAATTGAGAGGAGTTTCTGGTGACGAGTACCGCCGATGATGAAGTTGTGAGATTTAGGATCCCAAGTGAATGACTCCGGGTAGAGAGACGGTGATCGGAAAGTGATGACGTGGCCGGTTTTAGCGGCGGCGGCGATGATGAAACTGACGGAGATTAAAAGGGCAAAAAATGATTTCATTGTGAAGATTTGGAATTTctggtaagtttttttttccgacggaacataaatttataaaaaaaggtttttatttttattatttccattcaaactaaaaaaaacttgGCCAGCAATCCaatgaatattatttaaaaagataaaatatgattatcgaatatcatatcataaaatattaaataaatatatcaaatcataTCGAGCTAATTTGATATGATAGTAATATAGTActctaaatattaaatattaaagttacgaaattaaaatatttaaatattgaatatttgagcGATTTGATGTATAATATTGTATATGAACAGGACCTTACATCTATAAATGAAATACAGGTTTACGATGAAAACGAAAGTGCTAAATAATGTAAAAGTTAGAGATTTGACTCAGCTTCGTTTTACTTTTGAGCAGCGTAAAATTGAATcgtaattgataatttaattaaaaaaagattttatttatctattagtttggtgttttggataatggttctaacttttttttaaaaattatcgaGTGAGCGATTTTTAacgatttgagatttttttcttttatcggATAATCcaatagaaaattaataaattatatttttagcaTTTGGTATATAAAGGCCTTAACTTAGGTttactttcatatttttatttctggGTGTTTCAAACTCTCGGTTATTCGATAATGTGCCAGTATTTACTTTTGAACAAGTATCGATCAACTAATGTGTATGCTTCATTTAGTTAGTTAAATTGTTTCGATGTGATTTTCAATGGTTCTTTTTTGTGTCAATTCTTAACgattaaacaaataattgaaCTGATAACGATAATAACAAATAAGTCGATAATTGATAGGTCAAGTATCCTTGTTCTATAacaattaagtatttttataacTCAATAACTAGTAAGTCAAATCGATAAACTTCAGGAATCAAAGCGATCAATATGCAACcctaattttatcttaaaattcaTCGCTAAAAGACTCTTAACGGATAGAATTTCCTAAAATTCATCGCTAAAAGACTCTTGACGGATAGAATTTCTTAAAATTCATCGCTTCagaaaattaacataaaaaatttattattagctataaaattttatcaatcactaatttttttcttattatataatgCTCGAATGTAGAGTGCAATTAACTTAAAGATTCATACCAATAATAGGCCGTCCAAACTACTCTTCATAAAAAATGGTAAACGATTCcctaatatttatttatcttctTATAATATCATGCTATAAAGAATATTAAAGAATAATGTATACGTTTtgcaataatttcaaaaatcttgAGTAGATATGACGAAAAATGAACTCCACATGCACCATATTTTTCATAGAATTATTAAGCTTCACTAACTTTGACTTGTAACAAATTAAAATCccataatattaatttagagTTTCTTGAACTAATTCAACTAATTTAAACGTTGAATTTTAATAGCTTAATTGGTCAATTCTTAAACTGTTATGTTATAAACTCAGTATTTAATCCGCCGTAGCTATATGCTAACATACTTAGTAGCTAATTACTCATAGAGTTTTTGATAATTATCGCTAATTTCATCTctctaaatagaaaaaaatttatcagtcgctaattctttttaattacttcaaatattatatacatAGTTGTCTCAATTTTCTCActaaattattacaaaatattagaccaaagtaataatagaaaaaaaaaagaatagaattATTGGAAGCAACACATGCAACATAGTGGTTTTAAGAGTGTTGATAATCAATAATGCTATAACAtcaatttgtataaattcatcATTCAATAATTAAGTGTTTAAAGAACaacaatattaaatttaaaaaaatagaacataaataaaatatgtaataaaaagaataaaatggtggGACACCAAAATGCACCGAACCACATGCATTTTGATTGACTTGAAGATTAAGTCTTCACCATACAGCTCATAATCACACTACTatacaaaatagaaataaaaatttttaagtaataaatatttattatattaatataaaaaaaaaaatacgtcATGTTATGTTTGAGTTATATTaatcatatacaaaataattatatcgtcgatatacataattttttaatttatatatacaattataaaatgtgattttaaattattcaaatatcgaaaattaaatttcttttacttCCATGCACTTATAAGTAACGTAAACAAACCACTCTtcatttcttataaataaagcttttcatttgattttagtgattttattcttttccaCCTAAAGTCACTATACCTAACATACCATATATTTCTTCATTACACACATTCttttaaacaagaaaaattgTAAACAAAGTTTCCATTCAAATTTCTCAATTATGTCAAAACTCCCaattatttttctcatatttgtGATTTATTCAACACAAATAACCAATGGATTATTGAATAATCCAAGAAAACTTGATGAAGCTAATATTGTGAACAAATGTGGTAGTTGTCCTTGTAACAATCCATGTAATACACCCtctcctccaccaccaccacccccCGTTCcgtcaccaccaccaccaccaccaaagaAACCACCATCAAGTGTATATTGTCCTCCTCCTCCTTTCGAGGGCGGTGCTGGTGGTGGTAATGGTGGTAGTGGTGGTGGTTATAGCCCAAATCCACCAAGTGAtgcacaatatatatatatgaatggtCCACCAGGAAATTTGTACCCCgttgatcaatattttaatgGTGCCAAAAGTTGTTTTTCTAGTGGATTTTCACTTTTGATTAGTGGATTTTTCTTGGGAATTATTGCTTTGATATGAATATTGATCAAATTTTATGAGTCTAGCTGCTGATTTcatcaaaatcaagaaattttagTGGCTAAGAGTATTTTAATCTTCTTAGGTTAGTGTTAATTAGCAATATTATCTTACATTATCGTAATAATATCCATGTGTATCTTAGTTTCAATGaaacattttacttttttttcttactttgtatttttgtttttatttttgtaaaatttgttgttgtcggtattttcttttttcttttcatatttgatCTAATCGTATACTGTTTCTCTTCCTCTCAAATTTTCTTTTGGCCTTAATTTCATTTCGATTGGAAACGTATTCTTAATCAGAGGTATCGGGTTCGAGTTTtggatatgaatttttttttgttaggaGTATTATCTTTAAATTTACTTTGCAGTGTGTGATTCAAATATAATTGGGACTCTAATACGAATTTCGAAGATCACGTGAGAaacaaaaaaccaaaaaaaaaaaagaaaaagagaaaagaactACATCAATATGGtctcaattaaaaaatatatgcaaaaacTTATAAAGAAAGAGttctaatttaaatttcatgaaaagatgTCAAGTAAGTTAAAACAAATACGTAATAAAGAGTTacaatttcattatttaaattttaacctCGAAAAGATGTCACTTAAATTTAAACGAATATGGAATGTCAGCAGTAGAAAGTTGGTGGGGGAATGAGATCAACCTTGGTTAATATTACTATATTCGGGGATCcactattttatttcattaaatcgcataataagaaaaaatatattaatttagtgtATACATCAGATGCGATAAATTTTCCCccatatttaaacttttttttaggGGAGATAACATAAAATGTTATTCCAAGTAagttttaaatagtttttaaaataattttttgaataaattgaaTCGTTTAAATTTTCACAATTCTTTTTTGTCTCAATGTGAATGGAAAGTCTCAATTAAGAGTGAAGTGTTCCTCACAAAGacgattttatattttagaagactcaaatttaaaattctaattaaaaatgaaaaagtactTACGAATTTATTACGATTCTCGTTGATGCTACAACTTGGTTAGGTAGTTGTTAGGTTAGGAGTGTGGAAAATGTCAAAAGTTTGGCTACTTCTTTTCATACTATTTGCTCACCACATGTGACAATAGAGGAACCATTCTCCTACGTCGATATATTTTTGCCTTATTCTCCGCGATAATAATGTTTCTAAAAGTTTAGAGTGATTTCGAACTCGATTCAGATTTCAGGCGAGGAAGACTTCCTGATTCTCTAGTCGAATTATCACTTTCATTCGACCATATAAATAAGATAAAGGTTGTGGGAAGTACTAGAAAAGTCATAATTTaaagtgaaaattaaaatagtcAATCAACTGGATCATTAagatatttctattttaaaCGTCATTTTATTACTTGATTAACTTTTTGTCCAACTCATATGTACATGTAACAATAGGacatttcaaaacaaaaatgattGTATCTGATATGCATAGGTAATATAAcgatatttattatattcaagaaaaataaaattcttttattaCAGTAATATATTCAGTTGAAATCTAGTCGAACAAAATGTAAGGATTCATAAATTTGAGTCCTTTTATCTTATAAAAACAGAAACATAAATTTTGCACATAGACAAAGCAAACAAATAAGTTGCAGTATTCAAAAGCAAGCTAAGCAAGATCCAAAAAATTAGTTAGACAAAAGTTGTGCAAATTGAGTAGTACCTTTGAATTTTCATCTTGAAATTAGTGCAAATTATGATCTTGGAGTAAATCATAAGTTAGATAAAAAcctcaattttcaaaaaaaattatgagaatcGTCCTTTAATACATCttcagtttatttttatttgtcatatttggATTAACATGctcattaagaaaataatgattgTCATGATTATTTTACCATACTAATTAGTTTTTTAACTATATCTtgaaaaatagataattaatactaacgataaaatatttttaaaaataactattttttcttgatattttaaataacaaataaaaataaaaatttatcttgAAATAGCGGACAAATAAAAACGAATCGGGGAGCAGGAGTAACTAAAATATGACATAATTTAGtgattaactaattaaaatattgcttcgattttcacctttttagtaaattaataactttttagtTAGCCATTTGAGAGAATAAACGAGTACCAAGAAGAAAATCTATTTCAAGAAACACACAAaagattaaatattttctaaatatatattcttttgaaTAATGTtctaattctttcatttttattcgttcaatattaatttgatatacgttttaaaatataattaataaaataataattttattatatcattctttgaatataataaattcaatattttgcAAAATATATTGTACAATGACTATAAttgttaacaaaaataaattagaaactaaataacaaattataatattttataattttctaaatggacatttatttttaatatagtcgTAGACAAGTATAAGCACAAACTAAAGGGGACAATAGTTAATGTAATAATAAGATTACGATagacattataattttttctaataaaaatcctgtacaatttttaaaagaaatatatgggCTTAGTAAGTATATATCACATCGTAAAGCTAAATGACAATTTTatctattataaattttttttaattaaaaaaaatcagtcaatattttaaacatCTTCTTAGTGGGGATATATAGGATTACCcttttttgggaaaaaatgaCTCAAAATTGAGTATTTATTAGCACAATCTATCAATTAAATTTCATACTTAACAAAGTTAGGCAGtgagttgaaaaaaataatggaaatttATAGATGAGACATTTAttatgggcaactttcacatatagcaaataaaaaatttatatttatatgttatagcaaactttgcataattgcgttcCGTAGCagacataaaactgtataatttgttatatatatacaattgtataattcgctggcctatttcgctgcaattgtataatttgttttacatacagttgaatcgaattaaaatgtatgtatattgcataattataagtgtataacaagaagatatatgtttttctcgctttatacaaaaacagaaacacaatatatacacttctgttgtataaagctagagaaaattgtatttcactgcaattgtataattcgcaattgtataattcgttggcatttttctctgcaatatttgaagtaaaatgttagtacattgtataattaagtgtataacacgaagatatacatttttgcatgtgtatatacaattttctctcgctttatacaaaacagaaacagaattatacacttctgtgtataaagcgagagaggcgagcgagaatggagagtagcgagcgagatttttgggagagagacgctgacaaattttagctaatgtttgctatggagcacaattaaatcaaaccctagctattccatttaatttaggttattagtttactattatatataattttccctatTATAAATCCCTACTGATAACATATTGCATAAAATACTCTTTCGTTCAATAAATTATATTCCAGTTGAAAaagtctaattatttttaaaatgtctaAAGTAACGTTAATTAGATTATCACATAATATAACGTATATAACAcaaaatcattatatttctatCATTTGAAAAGcatataattttgtaaattttaaaattctttattaaattaGCACAATATATACTACATGACACGATAATAAATTAAATCGtggatgttatttttattataaaagaaaaaggtatattatttttttcttctatactTGCATTCTTCACTTGTTTGCTTAAGATGATTTATTCAAGACTAATAAGAAATGCAATTCTCTTCAtgcttttatatttatatatgataagAAAGATTAATTCTCATAATTTTGTTGTCCTTGAATTAAAAAATGTGTATTTATAAACTCaatcaaattataaaatgaatataCTTTAATTGGCATGGATATCTAAACTTTATtgtaaaaatcaaatttttaactaagcaaaacatataattattacataaatgaaaaataacacTTAATCTTTGATCCCCCACCACAAATTATAATATGTAAGATAATGTAGCGATGATATTTTTTACTAGCTAGTTTTTCGTAGTTAATTAATATCTATATAAAGACTACATGTTCTTAACATTTTCTcaccattttattttcaatacttATTGCTATttcgaattttaaaaaatatgggtTTGAAAGGCAAGTTGATTGCTTCACTGGAGGTGAGGGGTGGCGGACACTTGATTTTTGATATCTATCACACTAATACTCATCGCGTATCAAATATAAGCCCTAGTATTGTCAATAACTTTGAGATTCATGAAGGTGAAACTGTAAAAGTTGGTTCAATTGTTAGCTGGAATTATAACGAAGGTAACACACATTTTTCTCTGTGTGTGTGAGATTTTCTTGCATCAATTTTCTATATCTCAaatattttggagaaaaaaaattcatgaaaaattacTTATGTCATatcaaacataatataatggTAATTATAATTTTCCAAACTAATTTCCATGTTCTCCACAATGTAACTCTATTCAGGAAAggttattcaatatttataggcattaaatattttttgggaaaaaaaagtgaaaaaatgagaagaaataagatattaattttgattatttaaatctTTCATGAGAAATGAGACCGCTAGtaacattttttgtattttttattttattaattacagATGGACAGAAAAAGATTGTGAAACAAGTAATTGAAGCCGTCGATCCTgacaaaaaattaatcaaatggAAAGTGATTCGGCGATATATTAGAATCGTATAGTTTCTTTATTATTGTAACATCTTGTGAACATGAGTGGGCTACATGGacttttgaatatgaaaaaaaaactgaagATACCCCAGAACCCCTCAGTTTCGTAGGTCTTATTCTTGACGTTACCAAACATATAGATGATCACCTTCTTAAGCAATAGAAGATATATCTATGTTGTGCTATATGTGTGTACACACATGCATTTTTAGGGTGCGTTTTTATTTATGTGATGAATAATTTACAATGTCGGCTAATGTTAGCTaacatgtaaaataaataatattgtgtttgaagaatatattctaTGTTTCTCAATCTCCGATTATCATTTTCAGTGACCAAAATATgtaagatatatgtatttttttttataataagtttATCCCCCGTTCTTTATTTTAAAGcaataaattatgtttttgagATCTTGTAGTATTAGTTAACGGTACTATTTGGGATCTTTTAATATGGATTTGAGTTGAAAAATGAGGGGCTGAAAATGTATTGATTTGCATGTCTCTTGCTATGATTTTTTCTATTGAAGAAATTTTCTAGTTATTTCATTATTCGTTTAATTGCAATTTTGATTGTCAAGTCGAGATATGAGTGTATAGGGCGTTCATTTCTCTGTGATGGGTTCTGCCATGTGAAAGCGGTGAACAACTAAACTATGATACTGTATTACTAGATTTCGCCTCTCCTTTTACTGTTAAGTTTTGCTCCTATTCTTTAAAAAGACGATcgttaaaaaaattgagtaagATTATATGAGAGATTTTTCGCCTTCGTCTCTTCAATCTCTTTTCGTTCTTTTGTTtcccttttgaaattttgacaaaataaaaCTTGCGATTTACTCtcaataatcataattttatgacatataaattaaaacagaaCCAAAAGAATCTATAAGTCCTCCGCCTAAATCAcctaacatataaaaaaaataaaaaatcatcacCTATAAGACATTGCACTTGCATTTGTTGCATACTTTTATTCATAATCTCTTGCTCTTTTTTTCAATCTTGACACAAATACCCTCAAAAGTTCACATCTTTTCAGAATCCGCCCCCACCCCTACCCCAATCCCAACCCCTACCCCTACCTCACACTATTTCTTCACTAACTTTTTTTCTCCTccccattctttctttctttctacaacaaagaaaaaatgttCACTAAATATCTTTCGCTTTTACTTCTATTCTTATTACTATTTCTCGATTTCATCGCATCAACGTATGGACAAGTGTGTCCATATCCATGCTACCCTCCTCCAACCGGCCACGTAAACAACCTTCCGGCGGCTATAACCCCACCATATCCACCACAAGGGtctaattataacaattatCCACCACCAACAAGTGGCGGCGGCGGCGGTTATAGTAATTTACCAAATTACCCTCCAC
This genomic window contains:
- the LOC104646795 gene encoding uncharacterized protein — protein: MFTKYLSLLLLFLLLFLDFIASTYGQVCPYPCYPPPTGHVNNLPAAITPPYPPQGSNYNNYPPPTSGGGGGYSNLPNYPPPNNGYVNGLVPPPPDPILPWWPYRYRNPQNQYSSSNSIQESRNMMITIMVPIFSFVFHFAFPLS
- the LOC101260926 gene encoding uncharacterized protein, with translation MKSFFALLISVSFIIAAAAKTGHVITFRSPSLYPESFTWDPKSHNFIIGGTRHQKLLSISESGVAETLISDTDLPENSSFLGLAIDRRNNRLLACIHRIPTATHPSPFNALAAYDLKSRRRIFLTPLLDKNDQNPIATVTEIIHPAAANDVAVDSSGNAYVTNSDGDFIWKVNIDGEGSVFSRSETFKSHPVDLTVDYHKCGLNGIVFISDGYLLVVQSNTGKMYKVNVNDGTAKTVNLNRDLTAGDGIAVRSDGVVLVVSQYKLYYIKSENNWDEGVVFDETTLDVEGFATAVVVGNRKRVYVLYGHLIEGIMGNGNREEFNIVEIEENEDKEDNIWLFVLIGFGFTYFLFWRFQMRRLVQNMDKRVT